A single genomic interval of Bradyrhizobium sp. sBnM-33 harbors:
- a CDS encoding SDR family NAD(P)-dependent oxidoreductase, producing the protein MEFPEETSMSILDLNDKAAVVTGAGQGVGRQLALTLAAHGAKVVVNDYFLERATQVAREIVDAGGKAIAVQADVTDLDGVRAMMRRTVDEFGTLDVLVNNAGNEGANPSSASPKPFWETSPEDWQRWLGVNLFGVIACVTAATPYMIRQQSGRLITIISDAGRVGESGIEVYSGGKAGAAGFMRAVARTLGRYNITANCVAIAATLTPTIAPVIEAQPPEKTKRQLERYVIRRFGRPEDISGLVTLLASDSSSWMTGQTYPVNGGFSFAM; encoded by the coding sequence TTGGAGTTTCCGGAGGAGACATCGATGAGCATTCTTGATTTGAATGACAAGGCGGCAGTCGTTACCGGTGCCGGGCAGGGAGTTGGCCGTCAACTCGCGCTGACGCTCGCGGCTCATGGCGCAAAGGTCGTCGTCAACGATTATTTTCTGGAACGCGCTACCCAAGTCGCACGGGAGATCGTCGATGCGGGCGGCAAAGCGATCGCTGTCCAGGCGGATGTTACCGACCTCGATGGGGTCAGGGCCATGATGCGCCGCACCGTCGATGAGTTCGGCACCCTGGATGTGCTGGTGAACAATGCCGGCAACGAGGGGGCCAACCCGTCCAGCGCTTCACCGAAGCCATTCTGGGAGACATCTCCGGAAGACTGGCAGCGCTGGCTTGGTGTCAATCTCTTCGGTGTGATCGCCTGCGTGACCGCGGCGACACCCTACATGATCAGACAGCAGAGCGGCAGATTAATCACTATCATCTCCGACGCGGGACGAGTTGGAGAGTCTGGGATCGAGGTCTATTCGGGCGGCAAGGCTGGTGCCGCCGGCTTCATGCGGGCGGTGGCGCGCACCTTGGGTCGCTACAATATTACCGCGAATTGCGTCGCGATTGCCGCAACGCTGACCCCGACAATAGCGCCAGTCATCGAGGCGCAGCCTCCCGAGAAGACGAAACGTCAGCTTGAACGCTATGTCATTCGCCGCTTTGGACGTCCCGAAGACATTTCAGGCCTGGTGACTCTGCTGGCCAGCGACTCAAGTTCGTGGATGACCGGACAGACCTATCCGGTCAATGGCGGTTTCTCGTTCGCCATGTGA
- a CDS encoding SDR family NAD(P)-dependent oxidoreductase: MLVVKTEQYDVALAAAPTEATMSLLFAREGARVAIADADERTAIETVDRIRRDGGDAYAIGADLAFEADASWMMREARKALGGGLDGLVLNAASGGNAEHHQLDAQEWTRVFDLNVRGPMLCCREALSNFRDGGSVVFTASINGPATGRKRMAYDSVGAAIVGLMRNIAEEVAPRAIRANLVYCGPQCAPPCFGPDAYALFDHDRMASGSRAAAAAIANAALYFLSDESAGVTAQTLTVMHGHDRLRFED, encoded by the coding sequence GTGCTTGTCGTCAAAACCGAGCAGTACGATGTCGCGCTTGCCGCGGCTCCCACAGAAGCGACAATGAGTCTTCTGTTTGCCCGCGAAGGCGCGCGGGTCGCGATTGCCGACGCCGACGAGAGAACTGCCATCGAGACTGTCGACCGGATCCGGAGGGATGGAGGAGATGCGTACGCCATAGGAGCCGATCTCGCCTTTGAGGCCGACGCAAGTTGGATGATGCGCGAAGCGCGCAAAGCCTTGGGAGGCGGCCTCGACGGGCTAGTATTGAATGCGGCCAGCGGAGGTAACGCCGAGCATCATCAACTCGATGCGCAGGAATGGACCCGCGTTTTCGATCTGAATGTACGTGGCCCGATGCTATGTTGCCGCGAAGCGCTATCGAATTTCAGGGACGGCGGCTCGGTCGTCTTCACCGCCTCGATAAATGGTCCTGCGACGGGCCGGAAAAGGATGGCGTACGACTCGGTCGGAGCAGCCATCGTCGGACTCATGCGAAACATCGCCGAGGAGGTGGCCCCGCGAGCTATTCGAGCAAATCTCGTCTATTGCGGCCCTCAATGCGCGCCGCCCTGCTTTGGCCCCGACGCTTACGCTCTCTTCGACCATGATCGCATGGCGTCTGGCAGCCGAGCAGCCGCGGCAGCCATCGCCAACGCGGCGCTGTACTTTCTCTCCGATGAAAGCGCCGGCGTCACCGCGCAGACACTCACGGTCATGCACGGACATGATCGCCTGAGGTTCGAAGATTGA
- a CDS encoding TetR/AcrR family transcriptional regulator, translated as MPRWKNVLQTSDEVYRVKRNAVLREATRIIARKGFHNTSLDDVAEALQVSKGTLYNYVTDKLEILFECHMMSLDMGLQAVAFAEKHGTTGYSKLRLNLRAYIRWQNQALGAGGVTSDVSALRPADRRKVIDRRDEIEDRLVSFIEEGMKDGTIRRVDPKLAVFTFMGAVTSVQSWYSPKGRLGLDDIADGMVDLLMHGLGTSANPDDIDLIEIPPAVPLDVFGAETARQAADASIAPTASKGADMGSPEKGRRRRVPQIGGARTGITAKKSRP; from the coding sequence GTGCCCCGTTGGAAGAATGTCCTTCAGACCAGTGATGAGGTTTATCGTGTCAAGCGGAACGCGGTGCTCCGGGAGGCAACGCGCATCATCGCGAGAAAAGGCTTTCACAACACGTCTCTCGACGACGTCGCCGAAGCCCTTCAGGTTTCGAAAGGCACGCTCTACAACTACGTAACCGACAAGCTCGAGATACTTTTCGAGTGCCATATGATGTCCCTCGACATGGGGTTGCAAGCCGTCGCGTTCGCAGAGAAGCATGGAACGACAGGTTATTCGAAGCTCCGGCTGAACCTGCGCGCCTATATCCGCTGGCAGAACCAAGCCCTGGGCGCCGGCGGCGTGACCTCGGACGTGTCCGCGCTGCGCCCAGCGGATCGACGTAAGGTAATTGACAGGCGTGACGAGATCGAGGATCGCCTCGTCTCGTTTATTGAGGAAGGTATGAAGGACGGCACGATCCGGCGTGTCGATCCAAAACTCGCCGTCTTCACGTTCATGGGTGCGGTGACGAGTGTTCAGAGTTGGTACTCGCCGAAAGGCCGGCTCGGATTGGACGACATCGCAGATGGGATGGTTGATTTGCTAATGCATGGCTTGGGGACGAGCGCAAATCCTGACGATATCGACCTCATAGAAATTCCTCCTGCCGTTCCTCTTGACGTGTTCGGCGCCGAAACCGCCAGACAGGCGGCAGACGCGTCGATCGCTCCGACGGCATCAAAAGGCGCCGATATGGGCTCGCCGGAAAAAGGGAGGCGTCGTCGCGTACCGCAGATCGGCGGAGCCCGGACTGGAATCACCGCAAAGAAAAGTCGGCCCTGA
- a CDS encoding NAD(P)H-dependent flavin oxidoreductase translates to MLPPALKGRLRLPAIASPMFLVSGVDLVVATSRAGLVGSFPSLNQRTSEGCEAWLKDIRSRLTDADAPWAIQFAVHRTHKRMEEDLALTVKYQVPILISAIGITREATDAVHSYGGLVFHDAINVRHAKKALDANVDGIIAVCAGAGGHSGTYYPFAFIGELKPLLGDKALILSGCIGNGHSLAGAIAAGADLGYIGTRFVNTKESIASERMKQLVIESDIRDVVYSSEIDGLGANWLRQTLPDKPVGSDKPGASLAELLSDHKRWRDILSAGQGVGPIDDIPTVAELVERTEHEYFSAAERLQVDQDPHRHNGNVRTAGSSLSDTSAVELSR, encoded by the coding sequence ATGCTGCCCCCCGCTTTGAAGGGTCGTTTGCGACTCCCCGCCATAGCCTCGCCGATGTTCCTGGTCTCGGGCGTTGACCTGGTGGTCGCGACCAGCCGAGCCGGATTGGTAGGAAGCTTTCCAAGCCTCAATCAGCGCACTTCCGAGGGATGCGAGGCTTGGCTGAAAGATATCCGATCGCGCCTTACGGACGCTGATGCGCCTTGGGCGATACAGTTCGCGGTTCATCGCACACATAAGCGCATGGAGGAGGACCTCGCGCTGACCGTTAAGTATCAGGTGCCTATTTTGATCAGCGCCATAGGAATAACGAGAGAGGCGACGGACGCCGTGCACTCATATGGCGGTCTTGTCTTTCACGATGCAATAAATGTACGGCACGCAAAGAAGGCGCTCGACGCGAATGTGGATGGGATAATCGCCGTGTGCGCGGGTGCCGGCGGGCATTCCGGCACGTATTATCCATTTGCCTTCATCGGCGAATTGAAACCCCTCTTGGGCGACAAGGCGCTTATCCTGTCCGGCTGTATCGGTAACGGTCATTCCCTTGCGGGAGCGATAGCTGCTGGCGCGGACCTCGGATACATCGGCACCCGCTTCGTGAACACCAAGGAGAGTATTGCATCCGAGCGTATGAAGCAGCTGGTAATCGAATCCGACATCCGGGACGTCGTATATTCCTCTGAAATCGATGGTCTCGGGGCCAACTGGCTGAGACAAACGCTTCCGGACAAGCCCGTTGGCAGTGACAAGCCGGGCGCCAGTCTTGCGGAGTTGCTATCTGACCATAAGCGCTGGCGCGATATTCTGAGCGCCGGACAGGGCGTCGGCCCGATAGACGATATTCCGACAGTTGCGGAGTTGGTCGAGAGAACCGAGCATGAGTATTTCTCGGCCGCGGA
- a CDS encoding NADP-dependent oxidoreductase: MIADANSTRSEKMPQPGRTNAHVLLAKRPTGWVDESCFRIEDREEPSCGPEDVLVQAVWLSVDPYLRGRMNEEASYAPSFEISKPLASRVVGRVLQSRNARFGEGDYVWGFLDWAERTVVPRGEGLHLIDPALGRPTLAISALGMPGLTAWVGAIELGRPQPGDTVYISSAAGAVGQLAGQFAKRAGARVVGSAGSDEKVSFVQTKCRFDAAFNYKTRATDEALHELCPKGIDVYFDNVGGSTLEAALRHANVGARFPICGMISEYNAVNESGIKGMQAMFAKRIAMTGFMVSDHVHKLAAYQTRVAPWLQAGEIYFHEDIVQGLEQAPSALIGMMRGTAIGKRLVQIVPQ; encoded by the coding sequence ATGATCGCCGACGCGAACAGCACGAGGAGCGAAAAGATGCCGCAGCCAGGTCGTACGAACGCACATGTCTTGCTTGCCAAGCGTCCGACAGGATGGGTCGATGAATCCTGCTTCCGGATCGAAGATCGTGAGGAGCCGTCCTGTGGACCCGAAGACGTGCTCGTCCAGGCGGTCTGGTTGTCGGTGGACCCCTATTTGCGGGGCCGGATGAACGAAGAAGCCTCGTATGCGCCCAGTTTCGAAATTAGCAAGCCTCTGGCTTCGCGCGTTGTAGGTCGCGTCCTTCAGTCAAGAAACGCGCGCTTCGGCGAAGGCGATTACGTGTGGGGCTTCCTAGACTGGGCCGAACGCACCGTGGTACCGCGCGGGGAGGGCCTCCACTTGATCGACCCGGCACTAGGCCGTCCAACCCTTGCGATTTCCGCTTTAGGCATGCCGGGTCTCACCGCTTGGGTAGGCGCGATAGAGTTGGGTCGACCGCAACCCGGCGACACCGTGTACATCTCATCAGCCGCGGGCGCGGTCGGTCAGTTGGCAGGGCAGTTCGCCAAGCGCGCCGGCGCGCGCGTAGTCGGCTCGGCTGGCAGCGACGAAAAGGTGTCCTTCGTACAGACTAAATGTCGGTTCGACGCGGCGTTCAACTACAAGACGCGGGCGACGGATGAAGCGCTGCACGAACTGTGCCCGAAGGGCATTGACGTCTACTTCGATAATGTGGGTGGAAGCACGCTCGAGGCTGCACTGCGCCATGCGAATGTGGGGGCGCGCTTTCCGATATGCGGAATGATATCCGAGTATAACGCGGTCAACGAAAGCGGTATCAAGGGAATGCAGGCGATGTTCGCAAAGCGCATCGCAATGACCGGATTCATGGTTTCCGACCACGTGCACAAGCTTGCTGCGTATCAAACTCGAGTAGCACCGTGGTTGCAGGCCGGCGAGATATATTTCCATGAGGACATCGTTCAAGGGCTGGAGCAGGCGCCTTCAGCGCTGATCGGCATGATGCGTGGGACTGCCATCGGCAAAAGGCTGGTCCAAATTGTTCCGCAATAG
- a CDS encoding crotonase/enoyl-CoA hydratase family protein yields the protein MERQTQKVICERRGHALIITIDRPEARNAVDYETSLQMEAALDALDADPELRVGIITGSNKIFSAGADLKAAAKGESSITERRGGFGAFARPSLKPTIAAVEGFAVGGGFELCLSCDLVVAARSAKFGLPEVRHNVVAVGGALFRLPKRIPYNVAMEMAITGLFRTAEDLHALGFVNRLAEEGQALSVALSFAEEVLVNGPTAVWASREIMFQSNNWTDEAAWSEQWKIARVALDSEDAKEGLRAFAEKRKPHWKGR from the coding sequence GTGGAGCGCCAGACACAGAAGGTGATTTGCGAGCGTCGCGGTCACGCCCTCATCATCACTATCGACCGCCCTGAAGCCCGCAACGCTGTGGACTATGAGACGTCGCTGCAGATGGAAGCTGCCTTGGATGCGCTTGATGCGGATCCCGAACTTCGCGTGGGCATCATTACAGGGTCGAACAAGATCTTCTCGGCAGGAGCGGACCTGAAAGCGGCCGCCAAAGGGGAGAGCTCGATCACCGAACGACGCGGCGGCTTCGGTGCTTTTGCGCGCCCCTCGCTTAAGCCGACGATTGCTGCGGTCGAAGGTTTCGCGGTGGGAGGTGGGTTCGAGCTTTGCTTATCCTGCGATCTCGTCGTCGCGGCGCGAAGCGCAAAATTCGGACTACCTGAAGTACGCCACAACGTGGTGGCGGTCGGAGGCGCCTTATTTCGGCTTCCGAAGCGGATTCCCTACAATGTTGCGATGGAGATGGCGATCACCGGGCTGTTCAGGACGGCCGAGGATCTTCACGCTCTTGGCTTCGTCAATCGGCTGGCCGAGGAAGGTCAGGCCTTATCCGTTGCTCTTTCGTTTGCCGAAGAAGTTCTTGTTAACGGCCCGACCGCGGTATGGGCAAGCCGCGAAATCATGTTTCAGTCCAACAACTGGACCGATGAAGCAGCCTGGAGCGAACAGTGGAAGATTGCCCGGGTTGCGCTCGACAGTGAGGATGCAAAGGAAGGCCTGCGAGCGTTCGCCGAAAAGCGCAAACCCCATTGGAAAGGTCGGTAG
- a CDS encoding class I adenylate-forming enzyme family protein, translated as MRVSDYFEKAAIANPDVEFAVFGDLRVTYGEARRTVHAIATALSREPGLTAGAVIGIYSSNDPRISMLQMGINRADFAWVGVHDRNAVETNAEVLDFMDGELVFFNSRYEKEVGQLKASNSRVRRWICIDADSPEGESLASWLDGKFEEFPYSKPDMMRRACLVPTGGTTGPSKGVVHTHYTLEQGLIAQEKGFRIQPRSRVLSIAPLSHAAGMFAMAFYPSAGTNVIMSGFDAEKVLHLIEQERITHLFMPPTMIGALLVHPKVKSTDFSSVKMCLTGAAPIAPEKFKEIVALLGPVVWESYAQSETHMPVTVKAPEDYILKDGSFNESVLRSAGRAAEYVRLEIMDDDGNILPRGQRGEIVVRMPSLMKCYYKNPEATNEVSAFGFHHTGDVGIMDDAGFVTIVDRKKDMIVSGAFNIFPSEIEKIIYEIPAVLDCIVVGAPHEKWGEAVTAVIQLKPGHALTEDGVLTLCRERLGGMKTPKRVEIWSELPRSPVGKLLRRVVREKFWQGHWRSI; from the coding sequence GTGCGGGTATCGGACTATTTCGAAAAGGCGGCTATTGCCAATCCCGACGTCGAGTTTGCCGTTTTCGGGGATCTGCGCGTGACCTACGGGGAAGCGCGCAGGACAGTGCACGCGATTGCGACGGCTCTGAGCCGCGAGCCCGGATTGACGGCAGGTGCGGTGATCGGCATCTACAGCTCGAACGATCCCCGCATTTCCATGCTGCAGATGGGAATCAACCGGGCCGATTTCGCTTGGGTTGGCGTGCACGATCGCAACGCCGTCGAAACCAATGCGGAAGTGCTCGACTTCATGGATGGCGAGCTAGTCTTTTTCAACAGCCGTTACGAAAAGGAGGTGGGACAACTGAAGGCCAGCAACAGCAGGGTCCGCAGATGGATCTGCATCGACGCCGATTCCCCCGAGGGTGAAAGCTTGGCGAGCTGGCTGGACGGAAAGTTCGAAGAATTTCCGTACTCCAAGCCCGATATGATGCGGCGGGCGTGTCTTGTGCCGACGGGGGGTACGACTGGTCCGTCGAAAGGCGTCGTGCACACCCATTATACGCTCGAACAAGGATTGATTGCCCAGGAAAAGGGCTTCAGGATTCAACCGCGCTCGCGCGTTCTATCCATAGCGCCGCTTTCGCACGCCGCCGGAATGTTTGCCATGGCGTTCTATCCGTCTGCGGGCACCAACGTAATTATGTCGGGCTTCGACGCCGAAAAAGTCCTTCACCTGATCGAGCAGGAAAGGATCACGCACCTGTTCATGCCGCCAACGATGATCGGCGCGCTCCTGGTGCATCCAAAGGTCAAAAGCACCGACTTCTCATCCGTGAAGATGTGCCTGACCGGGGCGGCCCCGATCGCGCCGGAAAAATTCAAGGAGATCGTCGCTCTGCTGGGACCCGTTGTGTGGGAATCCTATGCGCAGTCGGAAACGCATATGCCCGTGACGGTCAAAGCGCCCGAAGATTACATCTTGAAGGACGGCTCTTTCAATGAGTCAGTTCTGCGCTCCGCGGGGCGTGCGGCGGAGTACGTCCGCCTCGAAATCATGGATGACGATGGCAATATCCTCCCGCGAGGGCAACGTGGAGAGATCGTGGTCAGGATGCCATCCCTGATGAAGTGCTACTACAAGAACCCCGAAGCCACGAATGAAGTCAGTGCGTTCGGCTTCCACCACACCGGTGATGTCGGGATCATGGACGATGCAGGATTCGTCACGATCGTGGACCGCAAGAAGGACATGATCGTTAGCGGCGCGTTCAATATCTTCCCCTCGGAAATTGAAAAGATCATCTACGAAATCCCTGCCGTTCTGGACTGTATCGTTGTCGGAGCGCCGCACGAGAAGTGGGGAGAGGCCGTCACTGCAGTCATCCAACTCAAGCCCGGCCATGCATTGACCGAAGACGGGGTATTGACGCTGTGTCGCGAACGCCTCGGCGGCATGAAGACTCCCAAGCGCGTGGAGATCTGGAGCGAGTTGCCGCGCAGCCCCGTCGGTAAGCTGTTGAGACGCGTAGTGCGCGAAAAATTCTGGCAGGGCCACTGGCGCTCGATCTAA
- a CDS encoding CaiB/BaiF CoA transferase family protein produces MSILQGLRIIEIAGLGPGPFCGMLLADLGADVIVVERKDATTPLPRPDYIVNRGKRSIALDLKQPQAVEVVLRLVERADVLIEGMRPGVMERLGIAPEVCLEHRPSLIYGRITGWGQYGPLSHSAGHDGNYTALSGALWYASPPGIAPVAPPTLIGDVGGGALYLAIGLLAGVLKAKQSGRGQVVDAAIVDGSAHMLNLLLSALAADGAGYERGVHHFDCGPSVNTYRCSDGGWIIVSPLETQFYEELLKRIGLAGDPVFENRTASADWPLQRAVLSETFAKRTRAEWCAILEGTDACFAPVNDPGEAARHPHMAARQVFAEIGGVLQAAPAPRFSQNAPTNWRRGVPRVGEDTETILRETGYNEGSMRELRSSGAI; encoded by the coding sequence ATGTCGATCCTGCAAGGTTTACGCATCATCGAGATTGCCGGCTTGGGCCCCGGTCCGTTCTGCGGCATGCTTCTTGCGGATTTGGGTGCGGACGTGATTGTCGTCGAGCGCAAGGATGCGACAACGCCGTTGCCGCGTCCGGACTACATTGTGAACCGAGGGAAACGCTCGATCGCGCTGGACTTGAAGCAACCGCAAGCCGTCGAAGTGGTATTGCGGCTCGTCGAACGGGCCGATGTGTTGATCGAAGGCATGCGGCCCGGCGTCATGGAGAGGTTGGGCATCGCTCCCGAGGTCTGTCTGGAGCATCGCCCTTCGCTCATCTATGGCCGCATAACGGGGTGGGGACAGTATGGTCCGCTCTCTCACTCGGCGGGGCACGACGGGAACTATACCGCATTGTCGGGCGCTCTCTGGTACGCAAGTCCGCCGGGTATTGCGCCCGTCGCCCCTCCAACCTTGATCGGAGATGTCGGAGGTGGTGCACTCTATCTCGCGATCGGCTTGTTGGCCGGCGTTCTCAAGGCAAAGCAGAGCGGTCGTGGACAGGTAGTCGACGCAGCCATCGTGGACGGCTCTGCGCATATGTTGAACTTGCTACTCAGCGCACTGGCCGCCGACGGCGCGGGCTATGAACGAGGTGTCCATCACTTTGATTGCGGTCCCTCGGTCAATACCTACCGTTGCTCGGACGGTGGTTGGATCATCGTGTCGCCTCTCGAGACTCAATTCTACGAAGAGCTGCTCAAACGCATCGGACTTGCTGGAGATCCGGTATTCGAGAACCGGACCGCCAGCGCGGACTGGCCTCTGCAGCGGGCTGTATTGTCGGAGACCTTTGCCAAGCGGACGCGTGCCGAGTGGTGCGCGATACTCGAAGGAACCGACGCTTGCTTCGCCCCAGTAAACGATCCCGGGGAGGCCGCGCGCCACCCGCATATGGCAGCGCGACAGGTATTTGCTGAAATTGGTGGCGTATTACAGGCCGCTCCCGCCCCGCGCTTTTCTCAGAACGCTCCAACCAATTGGCGACGAGGTGTGCCGCGTGTTGGCGAGGATACCGAAACGATCCTCCGCGAGACCGGCTATAATGAAGGCAGCATGAGGGAATTGAGATCGTCCGGAGCAATCTAG